A genomic window from Mesorhizobium shangrilense includes:
- the glmS gene encoding glutamine--fructose-6-phosphate transaminase (isomerizing), whose amino-acid sequence MCGIVGIVGHSQVAPLIVDALKRLEYRGYDSAGVATIEHGQLARRRAEGKLINLERRLKDDPLDGTIGIGHTRWATHGVPNETNAHPHFSDGVAIVHNGIIENFAELRDELKRDGYEFSSQTDTEVVAHLVARELAKGLKPVEAAHQALKRLQGAFALAIMFKGDEDLIVGARNGPPLAVGHGDGEMFLGSDAIALAPFTNSITYLEDGDWAVVRRGGVAIFDIDGRQVERKRQQSLSTSFMVDKGNRRHFMEKEIHEQPEVISHTLANYIDFVGGVSKPLDLPFDFAKIDRLAISACGTAYLAGLIGKYWFERYARLPVDIDVASEFRYREMPLSANDAAFFISQSGETADTLASLRYCRKAGMKIGAVVNVRESTMARESDVVLPTLAGPEIGVASTKAFTCQLSVLASLAVRAGVARGTISREQEKTFVRELSEAPRYANQVLKLDHQIEKIARDLAHYKNVLYLGRDTNFPLAMEGALKLKEISYIHAEGYAAGELKHGPIALIDENMPVIVIAPHDRIFEKTVSNMQEVAARGGKIILITDSKGAALTSVKTMETIVLPDVPEIISPIIYALPIQMLAYFTADFMGTDVDQPRNLAKSVTVE is encoded by the coding sequence ATGTGCGGTATCGTTGGAATCGTCGGCCACTCGCAGGTTGCACCGCTCATCGTCGACGCGCTGAAGCGGCTCGAATATCGCGGCTATGACTCGGCCGGTGTCGCCACCATCGAGCATGGTCAGCTTGCCCGCCGCCGTGCCGAAGGCAAGCTGATCAACCTCGAGCGCCGGCTCAAGGACGATCCGCTCGACGGCACGATCGGCATCGGCCACACGCGCTGGGCAACGCATGGCGTGCCCAACGAGACCAATGCCCATCCGCATTTTTCCGACGGCGTCGCCATCGTCCACAACGGCATCATCGAGAACTTTGCTGAATTGCGCGACGAACTGAAGCGTGATGGCTACGAATTTTCTTCGCAGACCGATACCGAGGTCGTCGCCCATTTGGTGGCGCGCGAACTGGCCAAGGGGCTGAAGCCGGTCGAGGCCGCGCATCAGGCGCTGAAGCGGCTGCAAGGCGCCTTTGCGCTGGCGATTATGTTCAAGGGCGACGAGGATCTCATCGTCGGCGCCCGCAATGGCCCGCCTCTGGCCGTCGGCCACGGCGATGGCGAGATGTTTTTGGGTTCCGACGCCATTGCGCTGGCGCCATTCACCAATTCGATCACCTATCTGGAAGACGGCGACTGGGCGGTGGTGCGCCGTGGCGGCGTCGCCATCTTCGACATAGACGGCAGACAAGTCGAGCGCAAGCGGCAGCAGTCGCTGTCGACCAGCTTCATGGTCGACAAGGGCAACCGGCGCCATTTCATGGAGAAGGAAATCCATGAACAGCCCGAGGTGATCTCGCACACGCTGGCGAATTATATCGACTTCGTCGGTGGCGTGTCCAAGCCGCTCGACCTGCCGTTTGATTTCGCCAAGATCGACCGGCTGGCGATTTCGGCCTGCGGCACCGCATATCTCGCCGGCCTGATCGGCAAATACTGGTTCGAGCGCTACGCCCGGCTGCCGGTCGACATCGATGTCGCCTCGGAGTTCCGCTACCGCGAAATGCCGCTGTCTGCGAACGATGCCGCCTTCTTCATCTCCCAATCGGGCGAGACCGCTGACACGCTGGCCTCACTGCGCTACTGCCGCAAGGCCGGGATGAAGATCGGCGCGGTCGTCAATGTCCGCGAATCGACCATGGCGCGCGAATCCGACGTGGTGCTGCCGACGCTCGCCGGCCCGGAGATCGGCGTTGCCTCGACCAAGGCCTTCACATGCCAGCTTTCGGTGCTGGCATCGCTTGCCGTGCGCGCCGGCGTGGCGCGCGGCACGATTTCACGCGAGCAGGAAAAGACATTTGTGCGCGAGCTGTCGGAAGCGCCGCGCTATGCCAACCAGGTGCTGAAGCTCGACCATCAGATCGAAAAGATCGCGCGCGACCTCGCCCATTACAAGAACGTGCTTTATCTCGGCCGCGACACCAATTTCCCTCTGGCCATGGAGGGGGCGCTCAAACTCAAGGAAATCTCCTATATCCACGCCGAGGGCTATGCCGCGGGCGAGCTGAAGCATGGGCCGATCGCCCTGATCGACGAGAACATGCCTGTCATCGTCATCGCGCCGCATGATCGCATCTTCGAAAAGACCGTGTCGAACATGCAGGAAGTGGCGGCGCGCGGCGGCAAGATCATCCTGATCACCGACAGCAAGGGTGCGGCACTTACGAGCGTCAAGACGATGGAGACGATCGTACTGCCGGACGTGCCGGAAATCATCTCGCCGATCATCTATGCGCTACCGATCCAGATGCTCGCCTATTTCACTGCCGACTTCATGGGCACCGATGTCGACCAGCCGCGCAATCTGGCGAAATCGGTGACGGTGGAATAG
- a CDS encoding capsular polysaccharide export protein, LipB/KpsS family, producing MIDANQPAYDCSGAGSAAERLMVARIADQGDLPKTDLRELIIGARLSKYNLPSNYLRPIRQQGRIKLGIIDQVKHDRSLLHGGGSDSAVIAMAKHAIDRSLSEGAELVLRTHPDVAAGRGHSALASILPRMCAAYGIHITTSDCSSAPIFFDEIDEVFTLTSSAGFEALVRGIPVTCFGAPFYAGFGLTTDLAGSADAIVALGRRACHPPQSKDEILRRTDIIVSVVLEEMTLWWDPVKRERCDALQGLHRLASWAAAERFDDKPITIYGTGRWKRAAVRAMAAHPGASVSFSMRLRPRALNSCRNNLIWGAFGKDLGGEQGYISVEDGFIRSVGLGAALVSPASLVFDPIGLYYDASRPSRIETIIESGDGLTDPLVDRAAKLRARIVGSAIEKYNVDDGTRPVLNECVHLVIGQVVDDQSVLMGGALARPGDQLVKLVRTFYPRAKIAYRAHPDVAAGLRNGDRTSLHADIQSAGGSLSSWLTTTQRIHVATSLAGFEALMREVPVSTYGMPFYAGWGLTQDCLSCPRRTRRPTLDEMVAAALILYPRYLSIKSGLRCEVEDVLDEIEAIRAGVLAPPRLNQLTAPLLKIMAGLAKRSGLRF from the coding sequence ATGATCGATGCTAATCAACCAGCTTATGACTGTAGCGGAGCAGGGTCTGCCGCCGAACGGTTGATGGTCGCACGCATTGCCGACCAAGGAGACCTGCCGAAAACGGATTTGCGGGAATTAATAATAGGGGCACGGCTAAGCAAGTATAATCTTCCCTCCAACTACCTTCGACCGATCCGCCAGCAAGGCCGGATTAAGCTAGGGATCATTGACCAAGTTAAGCATGACCGTTCTCTCTTGCACGGCGGCGGCAGTGATAGTGCTGTGATAGCCATGGCCAAGCACGCGATTGACCGGTCGCTCAGCGAGGGTGCCGAGCTCGTACTCAGAACCCACCCAGACGTTGCCGCTGGAAGGGGCCATTCAGCGCTCGCCTCCATCTTGCCGCGTATGTGCGCGGCATACGGAATACATATCACAACGTCAGATTGCTCCTCCGCGCCCATCTTCTTCGACGAGATTGATGAGGTTTTTACGCTCACCAGCAGTGCGGGCTTCGAGGCCCTGGTAAGGGGCATTCCCGTCACATGCTTCGGTGCGCCATTCTATGCAGGTTTCGGCCTAACAACCGATCTCGCAGGTTCCGCGGACGCTATCGTGGCTCTGGGGCGACGGGCTTGCCATCCGCCGCAATCCAAGGATGAAATCTTAAGACGGACGGACATAATCGTCTCCGTTGTGCTCGAGGAAATGACCTTGTGGTGGGACCCAGTGAAGCGCGAGCGCTGCGATGCGCTACAAGGCCTGCATCGACTTGCCTCGTGGGCTGCGGCAGAACGTTTCGACGACAAGCCCATTACCATCTACGGAACGGGCAGATGGAAACGGGCAGCCGTCCGAGCGATGGCAGCCCATCCTGGGGCTTCTGTGTCGTTCTCTATGCGACTTCGCCCTCGGGCACTCAATAGCTGCCGGAATAACCTGATCTGGGGTGCCTTCGGAAAGGACTTAGGTGGCGAGCAAGGTTACATAAGCGTCGAAGACGGCTTCATTCGGTCGGTGGGTCTTGGAGCCGCCCTTGTGAGTCCCGCATCGCTCGTCTTTGATCCCATCGGGCTTTACTATGACGCATCGCGGCCCAGCCGCATCGAGACCATCATAGAATCAGGCGATGGACTGACGGACCCACTCGTGGACCGCGCTGCAAAGCTCCGAGCGCGCATAGTGGGGTCAGCAATCGAGAAATACAATGTCGACGATGGCACCCGACCCGTGCTGAACGAGTGTGTGCATCTTGTCATTGGTCAAGTCGTCGATGACCAATCTGTGTTGATGGGCGGTGCGCTCGCGCGACCCGGCGATCAGCTTGTGAAATTGGTCCGAACTTTTTATCCAAGAGCTAAGATCGCATACCGCGCCCACCCTGACGTCGCGGCGGGGCTAAGGAACGGCGATCGTACGAGCTTACATGCCGATATTCAATCCGCGGGCGGTTCGCTCTCTAGTTGGCTGACAACGACCCAACGGATACATGTAGCGACTTCGCTCGCTGGGTTTGAAGCCTTGATGCGTGAGGTGCCAGTTTCGACCTATGGAATGCCCTTCTATGCTGGTTGGGGCCTGACTCAAGATTGCCTTTCCTGTCCGAGAAGAACGCGGCGCCCGACGCTTGACGAAATGGTGGCAGCAGCGCTGATCCTGTATCCTCGCTACCTTAGTATTAAAAGCGGGCTGCGTTGCGAGGTCGAAGACGTCCTAGATGAGATCGAAGCGATCCGTGCGGGTGTGCTAGCACCGCCACGACTTAACCAGCTTACAGCTCCATTACTGAAGATCATGGCCGGGCTTGCCAAACGATCCGGTCTTCGCTTTTGA
- a CDS encoding polysaccharide biosynthesis/export family protein: MASILERLSGSSLADGFGSHPGAPSQQLGIGDTLSVTVFEAGPGGLFTAQTDGPFATGGHQTVIPNQTIDRDGLITIPYAGTVRAAGRTPKAVAADIQKKLGPRALEPQVMVSVANNATATASVLGEVTSGGKVNLGIRGERILDVIAAAGGIKAPEQEVIVRLMRGQRTASVALHTIISRPSENIYVQPQDTILVIRQRVTFTALGAVVRQGTLPIPSNDFTLSEALGTAGGLNDSRADQSGVFLFRFERPELVRALGNRIDPSVIGWDIMGKARGNAESQDYVFPLVYRIRLSDPASLLVMSRVRILDRDILYVANAPSVEIDKFLGLVSQTYGIIRGPISIAQIAG; this comes from the coding sequence GTGGCTTCGATCCTTGAGCGCCTATCGGGTTCCTCCTTGGCAGACGGGTTTGGCAGCCATCCAGGGGCTCCTTCGCAACAACTCGGGATCGGCGACACCCTCTCCGTCACTGTATTCGAGGCAGGCCCAGGTGGCTTGTTCACCGCGCAGACCGACGGACCCTTCGCTACGGGTGGGCACCAGACGGTGATCCCTAACCAGACCATTGACCGAGACGGATTGATAACCATTCCTTATGCTGGAACAGTACGAGCTGCCGGTCGTACGCCGAAGGCGGTTGCCGCCGACATCCAGAAAAAGCTTGGTCCTCGCGCGCTTGAACCGCAAGTTATGGTTTCCGTAGCCAACAATGCAACGGCCACAGCGTCGGTGCTCGGTGAAGTTACGAGTGGAGGCAAGGTCAATCTTGGTATCCGCGGCGAACGAATTCTCGATGTTATCGCTGCGGCAGGCGGGATTAAGGCTCCGGAGCAAGAAGTAATTGTCCGTCTGATGCGTGGCCAGCGCACGGCCTCAGTCGCACTCCACACGATAATTTCGCGACCTAGCGAGAATATCTATGTGCAACCCCAAGACACTATTCTTGTGATCCGGCAACGCGTCACTTTCACGGCGTTAGGCGCTGTAGTCCGCCAAGGCACGCTGCCGATTCCGTCAAATGATTTCACTTTGTCGGAAGCCTTGGGAACTGCAGGGGGGCTAAACGACAGTCGCGCAGACCAGTCGGGCGTCTTTCTTTTTCGCTTCGAACGCCCCGAACTCGTTCGGGCGCTCGGCAATCGCATCGATCCCTCCGTGATCGGTTGGGATATCATGGGCAAAGCGCGAGGAAACGCGGAGTCGCAGGATTATGTTTTCCCATTAGTCTACCGCATTCGCTTGTCGGATCCCGCCTCGCTATTGGTCATGAGCCGAGTACGCATTCTGGATCGAGATATCCTGTACGTAGCCAACGCTCCTTCAGTCGAGATCGACAAGTTCCTCGGCCTTGTCAGCCAAACTTACGGCATCATTCGGGGGCCGATTTCGATCGCTCAGATCGCCGGCTGA
- a CDS encoding DUF2958 domain-containing protein, whose protein sequence is MIPIAQMEKLLENGRASAERGRSLDHFPVVRIISLDTGSEWLLSERSPHNDMLAFGAFFPGDGSVPLMGWVSIPGLIYNRSRAGRLLDFDPDYRPSRPIGAIAPEVRFVGEIPSKP, encoded by the coding sequence ATGATCCCGATCGCACAAATGGAAAAATTGCTCGAAAACGGCCGAGCCTCAGCAGAGCGCGGACGCTCTCTCGATCATTTCCCCGTCGTTCGAATTATTTCGCTGGACACGGGATCGGAGTGGCTGCTCTCCGAAAGATCGCCACACAATGACATGCTCGCCTTCGGTGCTTTCTTCCCCGGCGACGGCAGTGTGCCGCTGATGGGTTGGGTATCAATCCCCGGGCTCATCTACAACCGATCCAGGGCGGGCAGGCTGCTCGACTTCGACCCGGACTACCGCCCGTCCAGACCGATCGGGGCGATAGCCCCCGAGGTCCGTTTCGTCGGCGAAATACCGTCGAAACCATAA
- a CDS encoding MFS transporter, with amino-acid sequence MSRVAGSNEDLAAPTTFAPLMQPTFRSIWLATQVSSLGWLMQTVAISWLMATISSSDLMVALVQASSNLPAFILSVFAGVLADNFSRRRVMFAGRCLMVIASAMLTAVVALGFVSPWMILGFSFLIASGGALNDPAWQASVGDIVDRRDVPAAVTLLSVGFNTVRTVGPALGGIVVASFGLLTAFAVTTLTYLVPLGTIWRCKWKVRSSPLPRESMRTAIYDGLRFTAMSSEIKAAIARGTLFGLASIAILALLPLVVRDHLGGGPLAYGTLMAGFGTGAVFAGISNSTFRRSLSQERLMRLACVACAACSLSLALTSSITVAAIALALGGAGWVTAWSGVGISVQLASPRWVVGRTISIYYALIDGGIAAGSWVWGTVTQNHSLTLALEGSAGALLLVAAAGVLFPLRERRESEPDPLEEFNAPAVALNLKPRSGPIAVKVEYLIPERNLEAFLDLMRERRHVHSRVGARNWTLQRNLQKPMQWTETFRTPTWTDYLRLNHRLTEVDKELDERVFQLHEGECPPQMTLSIERPTSSARKPYQSILHLPRH; translated from the coding sequence ATGAGTAGGGTGGCTGGATCAAATGAAGATTTGGCTGCACCAACGACCTTTGCGCCACTCATGCAGCCGACCTTTCGTTCGATCTGGCTCGCCACGCAGGTCTCGAGCCTCGGTTGGTTGATGCAGACTGTTGCCATCAGCTGGCTGATGGCAACGATTTCGTCTTCCGATCTGATGGTTGCGCTGGTCCAGGCCTCGTCGAACCTGCCCGCTTTCATTTTGTCTGTGTTCGCCGGGGTTCTCGCTGATAATTTCAGCCGTCGCCGGGTCATGTTCGCCGGCCGATGCCTTATGGTGATAGCCTCTGCGATGCTGACCGCTGTTGTGGCGCTGGGCTTTGTCAGTCCGTGGATGATCCTCGGCTTCAGCTTTTTGATCGCATCTGGAGGCGCTCTCAACGATCCCGCCTGGCAGGCTTCGGTTGGCGATATCGTGGACCGACGCGATGTGCCCGCTGCCGTCACCCTGCTCTCCGTCGGCTTCAACACTGTCCGGACCGTCGGCCCGGCGCTCGGCGGCATCGTCGTTGCCTCCTTCGGGCTTCTCACGGCTTTCGCCGTAACCACCCTCACCTATCTGGTACCGCTGGGCACCATATGGCGCTGCAAGTGGAAGGTTCGCTCGTCGCCTCTTCCGCGCGAGTCGATGAGGACGGCGATCTATGACGGGCTGCGCTTCACGGCGATGTCTTCCGAAATCAAGGCGGCGATCGCCCGCGGAACCCTCTTTGGCCTGGCAAGCATCGCCATACTCGCGCTGCTGCCGCTGGTTGTCCGCGATCATTTGGGAGGGGGGCCGCTCGCCTATGGCACGCTCATGGCCGGCTTTGGAACTGGCGCCGTCTTCGCTGGCATCTCCAACAGCACATTCAGACGTAGCTTGTCTCAAGAACGACTGATGCGGCTTGCCTGCGTCGCGTGCGCGGCATGCTCCCTCTCCCTGGCACTGACCTCTTCGATTACGGTGGCGGCAATTGCGCTTGCCTTGGGCGGCGCGGGTTGGGTCACCGCCTGGTCCGGGGTTGGCATAAGCGTGCAGCTGGCGAGCCCGCGCTGGGTCGTGGGCCGCACCATCTCGATCTACTATGCTTTGATAGATGGCGGCATCGCGGCCGGCAGCTGGGTTTGGGGCACGGTGACGCAGAACCATTCCCTGACCTTGGCGCTGGAGGGCTCCGCTGGAGCGCTGCTGCTCGTCGCTGCAGCCGGCGTGCTGTTTCCTCTCCGAGAACGTCGAGAATCTGAGCCGGATCCTTTGGAGGAATTCAACGCCCCGGCAGTCGCTCTCAATTTGAAGCCAAGAAGCGGCCCGATCGCGGTCAAGGTCGAATATCTGATACCCGAGAGAAATCTCGAGGCCTTCCTCGACCTTATGCGCGAGCGCCGGCACGTCCACAGCCGCGTCGGGGCTCGGAACTGGACGCTTCAGCGCAACCTTCAGAAGCCTATGCAATGGACAGAAACGTTCCGCACGCCGACCTGGACGGACTACCTTCGCCTCAACCATCGTCTCACGGAAGTAGACAAGGAACTGGACGAGCGTGTCTTCCAGTTGCATGAGGGAGAGTGCCCTCCTCAAATGACGCTTTCGATTGAGCGGCCGACAAGCTCGGCCCGCAAACCCTACCAGTCAATCCTTCACCTTCCCCGCCATTGA
- a CDS encoding MucR family transcriptional regulator encodes MSEENSDARGLLIELTADIVSAYVSKNAVPVTSLPELIESVNLSLAKIGHPAEAEKPAQAPAINPKRSVFPDYIICLEDGKKFKSLKRHLDIHHGLSPDAYRAKWGLPRDYPMVAQNYSASRSQLAKSSGLGRKAIAKA; translated from the coding sequence ATGTCAGAAGAAAATTCCGACGCGCGAGGCCTTTTGATCGAGCTCACGGCGGACATTGTGTCTGCTTACGTCAGCAAGAATGCAGTGCCAGTTACGTCCCTCCCTGAGCTTATCGAGAGTGTGAATTTGTCGCTTGCGAAGATCGGCCATCCGGCGGAAGCCGAGAAGCCGGCTCAAGCTCCTGCGATCAATCCCAAGAGGTCGGTGTTCCCGGACTACATCATCTGCCTTGAGGACGGAAAGAAGTTCAAATCATTGAAGCGACATCTCGACATCCACCACGGTCTGTCGCCCGACGCGTACAGGGCCAAGTGGGGCCTGCCGCGGGATTATCCCATGGTTGCCCAGAATTATTCTGCTTCGCGATCGCAGCTTGCGAAATCAAGCGGGCTCGGACGCAAGGCAATTGCCAAGGCGTGA
- a CDS encoding DUF6946 family protein, with protein sequence MGILRNIRGTRIHIPSQGPMSWQAFLAEPERQWRTGYSAKTLAHCWESADGLPHEVAQMFDGPAELLLALPEHRVRLDGGNRDSQNDVFALIRFGEQTCAATIEGKVSEPFGPTVGEWYADPSQGKRVRMRHLCSLLGFEEVPPFQIRYQLMHRTASALIEARRFKTDEGAMIVHSFSPARMWFEDFATFASLFGAEVKPDLSSTVILKSGQRLRLGWATGNEDFLKC encoded by the coding sequence TTGGGCATTCTGAGAAATATACGTGGGACGCGGATTCATATCCCCAGCCAAGGTCCGATGAGTTGGCAAGCATTCCTCGCAGAACCGGAGAGGCAATGGCGAACCGGCTACTCGGCAAAGACGCTTGCTCACTGTTGGGAAAGTGCTGATGGCTTGCCACACGAGGTCGCGCAGATGTTCGACGGCCCGGCCGAGTTACTACTGGCCTTGCCCGAGCACAGGGTGCGACTCGACGGTGGCAACCGTGACAGCCAGAACGACGTGTTTGCGCTAATCCGGTTCGGCGAACAGACCTGTGCTGCAACCATCGAAGGCAAGGTAAGCGAGCCATTCGGCCCGACCGTGGGCGAGTGGTATGCCGATCCGTCGCAGGGAAAGCGAGTGCGCATGCGCCACCTATGCAGCTTACTCGGTTTCGAGGAGGTCCCCCCATTTCAAATCCGTTATCAGCTGATGCACCGGACCGCTTCCGCGCTGATCGAGGCTCGGCGGTTCAAGACTGATGAAGGCGCCATGATTGTCCACTCGTTCTCACCAGCCCGAATGTGGTTTGAGGATTTCGCCACTTTCGCAAGCCTTTTCGGTGCCGAAGTTAAACCTGACCTGTCGAGCACGGTGATCCTAAAGTCAGGGCAGCGGCTCCGCTTGGGCTGGGCCACCGGCAATGAGGATTTTCTCAAATGCTAA
- a CDS encoding LLM class flavin-dependent oxidoreductase has protein sequence MTTISHSIRKLAFLTPGNYPDSDPHSGLEKTLQLFELGERLGYDGAWVRQRHLEPGISSAAAFLAAATQRTSRIELGTAVIPIGYESPYRLAEDLSTVDVLSRGRLNVGLSAGFPPHAEILGPLVFDGDWRNFDFSHERILRLVNNLRGDPIGEPGAIIEFPGGRVRPRLQPHAPGLPDRIWYGGGSLKSVEWTGRNGLNLLLGNVTSGEGTDDFFEAQLHQLETFFAQQSERPRRAALGRVIVPFDSADARTRKRYADYAAGRHERTLKAHGERRTLFAQDVVGTSEQILEQLASDPVLVKVDELRLELPYEFEQHEYEQIITDFIETIAPALGWRPRPGLTASAAE, from the coding sequence TTGACGACAATCTCGCACAGCATCCGCAAGCTCGCCTTCCTCACGCCCGGCAACTACCCCGACAGCGACCCGCATTCAGGGCTCGAGAAGACGCTGCAGCTGTTCGAGCTCGGCGAGCGGCTCGGCTATGACGGCGCCTGGGTGCGGCAGCGCCATCTCGAGCCGGGCATCTCCTCTGCCGCCGCGTTTCTGGCCGCCGCCACGCAGCGCACAAGCCGCATCGAACTCGGCACGGCGGTGATCCCGATCGGCTACGAGAGCCCCTACCGCCTGGCCGAAGATCTGTCGACCGTCGACGTGCTGTCACGGGGCCGGTTGAATGTCGGCTTGAGCGCCGGCTTCCCGCCGCATGCGGAAATCCTCGGCCCGCTTGTCTTCGACGGCGACTGGCGGAATTTCGATTTCTCCCATGAGCGCATCTTGCGCCTCGTCAACAATCTGCGCGGCGATCCGATCGGCGAGCCCGGCGCGATCATCGAATTTCCCGGAGGCCGCGTGCGTCCTCGCCTTCAGCCGCACGCGCCCGGTCTTCCGGACAGGATCTGGTACGGCGGTGGCTCGCTGAAATCCGTGGAGTGGACCGGTCGCAATGGCCTCAATCTTCTGCTCGGCAACGTCACCTCCGGCGAGGGCACGGACGACTTCTTCGAGGCACAACTGCACCAGCTGGAGACGTTCTTCGCCCAGCAGAGCGAGCGGCCAAGGCGCGCCGCGCTGGGCCGCGTGATCGTCCCCTTTGACAGCGCCGACGCACGGACACGAAAACGCTATGCCGACTATGCCGCCGGACGCCACGAACGCACCCTGAAGGCGCATGGCGAGAGGCGGACGCTGTTTGCCCAGGACGTCGTCGGCACGTCAGAACAGATACTGGAGCAACTGGCCAGCGACCCGGTCCTGGTCAAGGTGGACGAGTTGCGGCTCGAACTTCCCTATGAATTTGAGCAGCACGAATATGAGCAGATCATCACAGATTTCATCGAGACCATCGCGCCGGCACTCGGCTGGCGGCCGCGTCCCGGCCTCACCGCTTCGGCAGCGGAGTAG
- a CDS encoding ABC transporter substrate-binding protein, whose product MFLRTKAIPAVIGISAFLAASLVSLASEPFDLSPEQSARPRTEKDPALIASIPQRFKFVEDGVFTVGIAPGGTPPIATYATDAATVVGADPDIAQLIADKLGRKLNLVAVAWEDWPLGLVSGKYDAVISNVGVTEERKLKYDFSSYRQGLHGFYVRNDSPITSIKEPKDIAGLRVITDAGAIQEKIILEWNRRNVEAGLKPVEIIYLDDTAASSLAIRSGRADTIFSMNSVQAYQAALTGETRSVGTVNAGWPLTTDVGVVTKKDSGIADAVTAALNETLKEGTYAKALARWSLSAEQIAQSRTNPPGLKKY is encoded by the coding sequence ATGTTCTTGAGAACCAAAGCGATCCCTGCCGTCATCGGCATTTCGGCGTTTCTGGCGGCCTCCCTGGTGTCGCTTGCATCGGAGCCTTTTGACCTCAGCCCCGAACAGTCCGCTCGCCCTCGGACCGAGAAGGATCCCGCCCTCATCGCGTCGATCCCGCAGCGTTTCAAATTCGTCGAGGACGGCGTCTTCACGGTTGGCATCGCCCCTGGCGGAACGCCTCCGATTGCCACCTATGCGACCGACGCGGCAACCGTCGTCGGGGCCGATCCCGATATCGCCCAGCTGATTGCCGACAAGCTCGGCAGGAAGCTCAATCTCGTCGCGGTCGCCTGGGAGGACTGGCCGCTGGGGCTGGTGTCAGGGAAATACGACGCCGTCATCAGCAATGTCGGCGTCACTGAAGAGCGCAAGCTGAAGTACGATTTTTCGAGCTACCGGCAGGGCCTGCACGGCTTCTATGTGAGGAACGACAGCCCGATCACCTCGATCAAGGAGCCAAAGGATATTGCCGGACTGCGCGTCATCACCGATGCCGGTGCGATCCAGGAAAAGATCATCCTCGAGTGGAACAGGCGCAATGTCGAAGCCGGGCTGAAGCCTGTCGAGATCATTTATCTCGACGACACCGCCGCATCGAGCCTGGCAATCCGGTCCGGTCGCGCCGATACGATCTTCTCCATGAATTCGGTTCAGGCCTATCAGGCGGCACTTACCGGCGAAACCAGATCGGTCGGAACCGTCAACGCCGGCTGGCCGCTGACGACGGATGTCGGCGTCGTGACGAAGAAAGACAGCGGCATCGCCGACGCGGTCACCGCGGCGCTCAACGAAACCCTCAAGGAGGGTACCTATGCCAAGGCGCTCGCAAGATGGAGCCTTTCCGCCGAGCAGATCGCGCAATCACGGACCAATCCGCCTGGGCTAAAGAAGTACTAG